From one Paenibacillus sp. FSL K6-1330 genomic stretch:
- the yqfC gene encoding sporulation protein YqfC encodes MSRISRKLQKWTQEMLDLPQDLLFDLPRLTLIGNKELHVENHRGVRHFSEERLVLSLTQGSLEISGTGLAIQAIQSHEVTIIGTIHHIQYIGMGEKP; translated from the coding sequence ATGTCCCGCATCAGCCGCAAGCTGCAGAAATGGACCCAAGAAATGCTTGATTTGCCACAGGACCTGTTATTTGATTTGCCGCGGTTGACCCTGATTGGCAATAAAGAGCTGCATGTCGAAAATCATCGCGGAGTCCGGCATTTTTCCGAGGAGCGACTTGTGTTGTCTTTAACGCAAGGTTCTTTGGAGATTTCGGGAACCGGACTTGCGATTCAGGCTATTCAAAGTCATGAAGTGACCATCATTGGCACCATTCATCATATTCAATACATAGGAATGGGGGAGAAACCGTGA